In Synechococcus sp. MW101C3, one genomic interval encodes:
- a CDS encoding biotin transporter BioY: protein MRALANCSGAIVGLLLIISGGLIRVAVAMPFVDGGYALRELPVTAQVPALLLTALVCGPRPALLAAVAYLSLGLLVLPVFHTGGGMAYLLDPGFGFLAGFIPAAWLSGRLASQPGMGELLRLMGAALFGLGVIQLCGLAYLLLGGLVGRWGGGLGDLLLAYSLGPLLPQLMLCCAVAVLAVPLRRLLLVSS, encoded by the coding sequence TTGCGGGCCTTAGCTAACTGCAGCGGCGCCATCGTCGGACTTCTGCTGATCATCAGCGGCGGCCTGATCCGTGTCGCCGTTGCCATGCCCTTCGTGGATGGGGGTTACGCCCTGCGCGAACTGCCGGTCACCGCACAGGTGCCGGCCCTGTTGCTCACTGCCCTGGTGTGCGGCCCACGGCCGGCCCTGCTGGCGGCGGTGGCCTACCTGAGCCTTGGCCTGCTGGTGCTGCCGGTGTTCCACACCGGTGGCGGCATGGCCTACCTGCTCGATCCGGGCTTCGGCTTTCTGGCCGGTTTCATCCCGGCCGCCTGGCTGAGCGGCCGCCTGGCCAGCCAGCCCGGCATGGGCGAACTGCTGCGCCTGATGGGGGCGGCGCTGTTCGGCCTGGGGGTGATCCAGCTGTGCGGCCTCGCCTACCTGCTGCTCGGTGGACTTGTGGGCCGCTGGGGAGGGGGCCTGGGCGATCTGCTGCTCGCCTACAGCCTCGGTCCGCTGCTGCCCCAGCTGATGCTCTGCTGCGCCGTGGCGGTGCTGGCCGTGCCGCTGCGCCGGCTGCTGCTGGTCAGCTCGTGA
- a CDS encoding DUF3148 domain-containing protein, which yields MDEPPSPAYAVGALVQLGERPAYLKTADPMPMLRPPDLVDSGEVGQVVSLRALGQLAVRFRRGTFLLEPDQLCAAADTDPTAERPNG from the coding sequence ATGGACGAACCGCCATCCCCTGCCTATGCCGTCGGTGCCCTGGTGCAGCTGGGCGAGCGGCCGGCCTATCTCAAGACCGCCGACCCGATGCCGATGCTGCGACCGCCCGATCTGGTGGACAGCGGAGAGGTGGGTCAGGTGGTGAGCCTCAGAGCACTGGGACAGCTGGCCGTGCGCTTTCGGCGTGGCACCTTTCTGCTGGAGCCCGATCAGCTCTGCGCCGCCGCTGACACGGACCCCACTGCCGAACGCCCCAACGGGTGA
- a CDS encoding transglycosylase domain-containing protein, protein MVAGLERLKQRLAQPPEAGGAVLEVFLPGQPSRRLALYGGLYRIGRDNRLEVGIDHPAVSKQHALLEQVGGDWLIRDDNSTNGLYWRGSRVTALLLRDGDVVRLGPPSEPGLPELVFQRRPMPRLLRLARAGTLALAGAAGAGLLLLGLSALQLPLRGSLAPVRGPLALYDRANRPLQSADSREHRENKNLSDFPPVLRDALLASEDSRFWWHPGVDPIGTGRALVTNLLGGRVLEGGSTLTQQLARSLYPDQVGQGETLARKWRELLVALQLEARFSKSELLLSYLNRVYLGVGWGFEDAARSYFGKPTARLDLDEAALLVGLLPSPNGHDPCSNPQAALDARNAVLAKMADTGKISADQARQARRRPIQLGPKACRSGQGRPAPFYTDQVRADLETLVGAEVAVEGNFLVETHFDPALQQVVERQLRRALARGGASEGAVVVLDSRSGGMLAIAGGRDYRRSQFNRASMALRQPGSTFKLFTYVAALERGAKPGDGIDCGPLTWAGQSFASTCRGAISQRQAFAMSSNTAALRLARRVGLEAVEQTARDLGITSPLHAVPGLALGQSEVVLTELTAAYAAVVNDGVWHAPSTIRRLTDAETCAGLDSARCREQRARTARSVSPGRQVVKPQTAKAMQGMMRAVVRSGTGTAAYLGGNEGGKTGTTNEARDLVFVGFEPRRHMVMGIWLGNDDNRPTGGSSAQAAALWGDIMRAAPSGTPAAVARR, encoded by the coding sequence GTGGTCGCGGGACTTGAGCGCCTCAAGCAGCGCCTGGCGCAGCCGCCCGAAGCGGGAGGCGCTGTGCTGGAGGTGTTCCTCCCCGGTCAGCCCTCACGCCGGTTGGCGCTCTACGGCGGCCTCTATCGCATCGGCCGCGATAACCGCCTGGAGGTCGGCATCGACCATCCGGCGGTGAGCAAGCAGCACGCGTTGCTGGAGCAGGTGGGCGGTGACTGGCTGATCCGCGATGACAACTCCACCAACGGCCTCTATTGGCGCGGCAGCCGGGTGACTGCACTGCTCCTGCGGGACGGCGACGTGGTGCGGCTCGGCCCGCCCTCGGAGCCGGGGTTGCCAGAACTGGTGTTCCAGCGGCGACCCATGCCCCGGCTGCTGCGCCTGGCCCGGGCCGGCACCTTGGCATTGGCGGGCGCTGCCGGGGCCGGCCTGCTGCTGCTGGGTCTGTCAGCGCTGCAGTTGCCGCTGCGCGGCAGCCTGGCGCCGGTGCGGGGCCCGCTGGCCCTCTACGACCGCGCCAACCGGCCCCTGCAATCAGCCGATTCGCGCGAACACCGCGAGAACAAGAACCTCTCCGATTTCCCGCCGGTGCTGCGGGATGCGCTGCTGGCCAGTGAGGACAGCCGCTTCTGGTGGCATCCGGGGGTGGATCCGATCGGCACCGGTCGCGCCCTGGTCACCAACCTGCTGGGCGGGCGCGTGCTGGAGGGGGGCAGCACACTCACCCAGCAGCTGGCCCGCAGCCTCTACCCCGATCAGGTGGGACAGGGCGAGACCCTGGCCCGCAAGTGGCGCGAGCTGCTGGTGGCGCTGCAGCTGGAAGCCCGATTCAGCAAGAGCGAGCTGCTGCTCAGCTACCTCAACCGGGTGTATCTGGGCGTGGGCTGGGGCTTCGAGGATGCCGCCCGCAGCTACTTCGGCAAACCCACCGCCAGGCTCGATCTGGATGAAGCGGCCCTGCTGGTGGGTCTGCTCCCTTCGCCGAACGGCCACGATCCCTGCTCCAATCCCCAGGCGGCGCTGGACGCGCGCAATGCCGTGCTCGCCAAGATGGCCGACACGGGAAAGATCAGCGCTGATCAGGCCCGCCAGGCCCGCCGCCGGCCGATTCAGCTCGGCCCCAAGGCCTGCCGCAGTGGCCAGGGACGCCCGGCGCCCTTCTACACCGATCAGGTGCGCGCTGATCTGGAAACCCTGGTGGGTGCGGAGGTGGCCGTGGAGGGCAACTTCCTGGTGGAGACCCACTTTGATCCGGCGTTGCAGCAGGTGGTGGAGCGCCAGCTGCGGCGGGCCCTGGCCCGCGGCGGCGCCTCGGAAGGGGCGGTGGTGGTGCTCGACAGCCGCAGCGGCGGGATGCTGGCGATCGCCGGCGGCCGCGATTACCGCCGCAGCCAGTTCAACCGGGCCAGCATGGCCCTCAGGCAGCCCGGCAGCACCTTCAAGCTGTTCACCTACGTGGCGGCGCTGGAGCGTGGTGCCAAGCCCGGCGATGGCATCGACTGCGGCCCGCTCACCTGGGCGGGGCAATCCTTCGCCAGCACCTGCCGCGGCGCGATCAGCCAGCGGCAGGCCTTCGCGATGAGCAGCAACACCGCCGCGCTGCGGCTGGCCCGCCGCGTCGGGCTGGAGGCGGTCGAGCAGACGGCCCGAGACCTCGGTATCACCTCGCCACTGCATGCCGTTCCCGGGCTGGCCCTTGGCCAGAGTGAGGTGGTGCTGACCGAGCTCACCGCCGCTTACGCGGCTGTGGTCAACGACGGGGTGTGGCATGCGCCCAGCACCATCCGCCGCCTCACCGATGCCGAAACCTGTGCCGGCCTCGACAGCGCCCGCTGTCGCGAGCAGCGGGCCCGCACTGCCAGAAGCGTGAGCCCGGGGCGGCAAGTGGTCAAACCCCAGACGGCCAAGGCCATGCAAGGGATGATGCGCGCGGTGGTGCGTTCCGGCACCGGCACTGCCGCCTACCTGGGTGGCAACGAGGGTGGCAAGACCGGCACCACCAACGAGGCGCGTGACCTGGTGTTCGTGGGCTTCGAACCGCGCCGGCACATGGTGATGGGCATCTGGCTCGGCAACGACGACAACCGCCCCACCGGTGGCTCCAGCGCCCAGGCCGCTGCCCTCTGGGGCGACATCATGCGGGCGGCGCCCAGCGGCACCCCAGCCGCCGTCGCCCGGCGCTGA
- a CDS encoding aminotransferase class V-fold PLP-dependent enzyme encodes MKPLPAPPLAVTPHLHQALEPLPFAAPGQADPLLEAFLNGAVQQLCQWLGTATSRPPLPGLSLLPELEPRRHGLDGTTLLADLQVLMDGAYNPNHPGALAHLDPPPLTASLVGDLICAGLNNNLLSEELSPSLSRLERGLCGWLARRLGLGDAAGGIPASGGSLSNLMALVTARQSRGLQHRPDVVVLTSTDAHVSLDKAVLVMGLPPEALLRLPTDAEGRLDPQRLEQALTDLQRAGRPVLAVVATAGTTVRGAVDPLEPLAELCQRHGLWLHVDGAIGGVLGLSTVHCGGVAGLGRADSVTLNPQKLLGITKTSSLLLLAEPDALHQTFGTGLPYMEPSWGGAHGGECGLQGSRSAEILKLWLGLRQLGLEGIDQLVGEAIARRQRLEQLLHAAAPAGALSLVGGPLHLLAFRPSGADAQACAQWSQQCRAALLAEELMLSRPLHQGHHHLKAVLGNPHTQGEHLERLAAVVARSLPVPSALLVPTHG; translated from the coding sequence TGCAGCAGCTCTGCCAGTGGCTGGGCACAGCCACCAGCCGCCCGCCACTGCCCGGGCTGAGCCTGTTGCCGGAACTGGAGCCCCGCCGCCACGGCCTGGATGGCACCACGCTGCTGGCCGACCTGCAGGTATTGATGGACGGGGCCTACAACCCCAACCACCCCGGCGCCCTGGCCCACCTCGATCCGCCGCCGCTCACCGCTTCGCTGGTGGGGGATCTGATCTGCGCCGGTCTGAACAACAACCTGCTCTCCGAAGAGCTGTCCCCCTCACTCAGCCGCCTGGAGCGGGGCCTGTGCGGCTGGCTGGCCCGTCGCCTCGGGCTGGGAGACGCCGCTGGCGGCATCCCAGCCAGCGGCGGCAGCCTCAGCAACCTGATGGCGCTGGTCACGGCGCGCCAGAGCCGCGGCCTGCAGCACCGCCCAGACGTGGTGGTGCTGACCAGCACCGACGCCCATGTATCGCTCGACAAGGCGGTGCTGGTGATGGGACTGCCGCCTGAGGCCTTGCTGCGGCTGCCCACCGATGCAGAGGGGCGGCTGGATCCGCAGCGGCTGGAGCAGGCGCTCACTGACCTGCAGCGGGCCGGCCGGCCCGTGCTGGCCGTGGTGGCCACCGCCGGCACCACGGTGCGCGGCGCCGTGGATCCGCTGGAGCCCCTGGCCGAGCTGTGCCAGCGCCATGGCCTCTGGCTGCACGTGGACGGGGCGATCGGTGGCGTGCTCGGCCTCAGCACCGTGCACTGCGGGGGTGTCGCAGGGCTGGGCCGGGCCGATTCGGTCACGTTGAACCCCCAGAAGCTGCTTGGGATCACCAAAACCTCTTCGCTGCTGCTGCTGGCCGAGCCCGACGCCCTGCATCAGACCTTCGGCACCGGGCTTCCCTACATGGAACCCAGCTGGGGAGGCGCCCATGGCGGCGAGTGCGGGCTACAGGGAAGCCGCAGCGCTGAGATCCTCAAGCTCTGGCTTGGCCTGCGTCAGCTCGGGCTCGAGGGGATCGACCAGCTGGTGGGCGAGGCGATCGCCCGCCGCCAGCGGCTGGAGCAGCTGCTGCACGCCGCGGCCCCGGCCGGGGCCCTCAGCCTGGTGGGTGGCCCGTTGCACCTGCTGGCCTTCCGGCCCAGCGGCGCCGATGCCCAGGCCTGCGCCCAGTGGTCGCAGCAGTGCCGTGCGGCGCTGCTGGCGGAGGAGTTGATGCTGTCCCGGCCGCTGCATCAGGGCCACCATCACCTCAAAGCGGTGCTGGGCAACCCCCACACCCAGGGCGAACATCTGGAGCGGCTGGCCGCCGTGGTGGCCCGCTCGCTTCCCGTGCCTTCCGCGCTGCTGGTGCCTACCCATGGCTGA
- a CDS encoding YcjF family protein, with the protein MPRFRLWIWLAVALAAVVAASVLIQAVNNLLWQLSYLLPAWLVGPVTLLLLGGGVLLVARFAGPWLLAWRRRPPPAAPPPPAVAPGNRQEAAERQLQAIDQVLERVRDDVARVALRQERERVEAELARGDLELVVFGTGSTGKTSLIRALLDEVVGEVGAAMGSTGDCRVYRLRLKGLRRGLRLVDTPGILEAGSDGRQREITARERAARADLLLFVVDGDLRAAELEVFEALASLGKRLLLVLNKCDLRGQEEERRLLELLRRRCSGRLADEDVLPASAAPQSVPLPGGRPHQPLPEIDALLRRIATVLHQDGEELLADNILLQSRRLSEASRALLSAQRRSDGERIVDRYMWIGAGVLVVTPLPVVDLLGTAAVNAQMVVELGKVYGVTLTREAGQDLALSVGRTLAGLGVIKGGLALIGSALTLNLPALIVSKAVQGVSAAWFTRIAGQSFLTYFEQGQDWGDGGMQEVVRRLYDLNRREGALKDFLQAAFNRVVEPLQRRKDPQLPPRPGPRGEGEAGGRGRRAP; encoded by the coding sequence ATGCCCCGCTTCCGCCTCTGGATCTGGCTGGCGGTGGCGCTGGCCGCCGTCGTGGCGGCCTCCGTGCTGATCCAGGCCGTCAACAATCTGCTCTGGCAACTCAGCTACCTGCTGCCGGCCTGGCTGGTGGGCCCGGTCACCCTGCTGTTGCTCGGTGGTGGTGTGCTGCTGGTGGCCCGCTTTGCCGGCCCCTGGCTGCTGGCCTGGCGCCGCCGCCCCCCGCCGGCAGCGCCGCCACCGCCGGCCGTGGCGCCCGGCAACCGCCAGGAGGCGGCCGAACGGCAGCTGCAGGCGATCGATCAGGTGCTCGAACGGGTCCGGGACGACGTGGCGCGCGTGGCGTTGCGGCAGGAGCGGGAACGGGTGGAGGCGGAGCTGGCCCGTGGTGATCTCGAGCTGGTGGTGTTCGGCACCGGCTCCACCGGCAAGACCTCCCTGATCCGTGCCCTGCTGGATGAAGTGGTGGGGGAGGTGGGTGCCGCGATGGGCTCCACCGGCGACTGCCGCGTCTACCGCCTGCGGCTCAAGGGACTGCGCCGCGGTCTGCGGCTGGTGGACACCCCCGGCATTCTGGAAGCAGGCAGTGATGGCCGCCAACGGGAGATCACGGCGCGGGAACGGGCCGCCCGCGCCGATCTGCTGCTCTTCGTGGTCGACGGCGACCTGCGCGCCGCTGAACTGGAGGTGTTCGAGGCGCTCGCCAGCCTCGGCAAGCGCCTGTTGCTGGTGCTCAACAAGTGCGATCTGCGCGGCCAGGAGGAGGAGCGCCGCCTGCTTGAGCTGCTGCGCCGCCGCTGTTCCGGCCGCCTCGCCGACGAGGACGTGCTGCCCGCCAGCGCCGCCCCCCAGTCGGTACCGCTGCCCGGGGGCCGCCCGCACCAGCCGCTGCCGGAGATCGATGCCCTGCTGCGACGGATCGCCACCGTGCTGCATCAGGACGGTGAGGAGCTGCTGGCGGACAACATCCTGTTGCAGAGCCGCCGGCTGAGCGAGGCCAGCCGGGCCCTGCTCAGCGCCCAGCGCCGCAGCGACGGCGAACGCATCGTGGATCGCTACATGTGGATCGGTGCCGGGGTGCTCGTGGTGACGCCTCTGCCCGTGGTGGATCTGCTTGGCACCGCGGCGGTGAACGCCCAGATGGTGGTGGAGCTTGGCAAGGTCTATGGCGTCACCCTCACGCGGGAGGCCGGCCAGGATCTGGCCCTGTCGGTGGGGCGCACGCTGGCCGGTCTTGGCGTGATCAAGGGCGGGCTGGCCCTGATCGGCTCCGCCCTCACCCTCAACCTGCCGGCGCTGATCGTGAGCAAGGCGGTGCAGGGGGTGAGTGCGGCCTGGTTCACCCGCATTGCCGGTCAGAGCTTTCTCACCTACTTCGAGCAGGGGCAGGACTGGGGTGATGGCGGCATGCAGGAGGTGGTGCGCCGCCTCTACGACCTCAACCGCCGCGAGGGGGCCCTCAAGGACTTCCTGCAGGCGGCCTTCAACCGGGTGGTGGAGCCGTTGCAGCGGCGGAAGGACCCCCAGCTGCCGCCACGCCCAGGGCCTCGGGGGGAGGGGGAAGCAGGGGGCCGCGGGCGTCGAGCACCGTGA
- the lspA gene encoding signal peptidase II, with product MSLAGHRRRAAWITALVVLVLDQASKAWALSALSGTSSSPLLPGLLRLRLVFNTGAAFSLFTGSTKALALVSLVVAIGLGVWIHRQSSLRRWQWLGVGALLGGALGNGLDRWRFGWVVDFLELVPVRFPVFNLADVAINVAVICLALDLLEESRGRGT from the coding sequence ATGAGCCTCGCCGGCCATCGCCGCCGCGCCGCCTGGATCACCGCCCTGGTGGTGCTGGTGCTCGATCAGGCCAGCAAGGCCTGGGCCCTGTCGGCCCTCTCCGGCACCTCCAGCAGCCCGTTGCTGCCCGGTCTGCTGCGCCTGCGCCTCGTCTTCAACACCGGCGCCGCCTTCAGCCTGTTCACCGGCTCCACCAAGGCGCTGGCGCTGGTGAGCCTGGTGGTAGCGATCGGCCTGGGGGTGTGGATCCATCGCCAGAGCAGCCTGCGCCGCTGGCAGTGGCTGGGGGTGGGGGCGCTGTTGGGTGGTGCGCTCGGTAATGGCCTCGACCGCTGGCGGTTCGGCTGGGTGGTGGATTTTCTCGAACTGGTGCCGGTGCGCTTTCCGGTGTTCAACCTGGCGGATGTGGCGATCAACGTAGCCGTGATCTGCCTGGCGCTCGACCTGCTGGAGGAGAGCCGTGGTCGCGGGACTTGA